AGGCGCCCTGCTGCACGAGCTTGACGGCCATGTCCGAGCTGAGGTTGACGGCGGCGGGTGGGCGACCGGCCGCCACGGCGGCGAGGAGTTTTTGCTCCATCGCGTTGGCGGGCACGTCCACCCACTTGAGCTCGACATTCGGATTTTCCTTCTCGTACTGCGCGACCAGACGGTTCATCTCATCGTTGAACAGCGGCGCGAGGCTGATCGTCCAGAATTCGAGCTGGGTCTTCTGGGCCGACGCGGTGGAAGCGGCGATCAGGGCGGCGGTCAGGAGCATTTTTTTCATGACGGTCCTCTCTCGGGGTGGGTCTCTCTCGGATGGGGCAGCGGCGCCAGGACGACGGGAGCGAGGCCGGGGCAGGAACGGCCCGCCCACCAGGGCAGGGGAAGCGCGGGGAAATTGGAAGCGCGGGCCTGACTTTAGCGTGAGCCGCGCGGCGGGAGATGTGGAAAATCGCCCATCCCCCTGCCCCTACCTGCCCTGCCCCGCCAACGCGTCCACGAACCAGCGCGTGACGTGATCGGGCCGGGTGATCGCGCTTCCCACCACCACGCACAGCGCCCCGGTGGCTATGGCCTGCGCCGCAAGTTCGGGAGCATTCAGCCGCCCCTCGGCGATAAACGGGAGCCCGGCGGCGGCGAGCGCGCGCATCAGGGCGAAATCGGGGGCCGGCCCCTGGGGACTGTGGGGGGTGTAGCCGCTCAGGGTGGTGCCGACGATGTCGGCGCCCGCCGCGTAGGCCGCCCGCGCTTCGGCCAGCGTGCTGATGTCGGCCATCGCCCCCGCGCCCGCGTCGTGGGCCGCCCGCACGAGTTCGGCGACGGTGTATGGGCGCGGCAGGTCGGTGCCGTCGAAAGCGACGAGGTCCGCCCCCGCCGCCGCCACCGCGCGCACCTCGTCTGGCGTGGCGGTGATGTAGACGGCGGTGCCGGGGTGCGCCCGCTTGGTCAGCCCGATGATCGGGAGGTCCGTCAGGGGGCGCACAGACGCAATGTCCTGCGCCGAGCGCAGCCGCAGCCCGCCGGCGCCCCCGAGCAACGCGGCGCGGCTCAGGGCGACGATGTGCGCGGTCTCGCGCAGGGGACTGCCGTCATCGGCCTGTACCGAAACGACGAGGCGGGCGCGGAGGCGTTCGAGGGCCGGAGCGAGCATGGCCCCAGGGTAGAGGACCGCGCAGCGCGTACCCTGGGGGCCATGCCTGCTTCCTCCTCCGGCCTCCACCCCGGCGCCCTCGTGATGGTGGACCTCCCCGGCCCAACGCTCGACCGGGAAACGGCAGAGTACCTGCGAAGGTGGGGCGTCGCGTCGGTCTGCCTGTTCGGGAAAAACGTGCAGAGTGCCGAGCAGCTCCAGACGCTGTGTGCGGACCTGCGCGAGGTCCTGGGAGAAGACGCCCTGATCGCCCTCGACCACGAGGGGGGCGCGATCCTGCGGCCCGAGTTCTGGCCGTTCGCGCCGAGCGCGATGGGCCTGGGCGCCGCGGACGACCCGGCGCTCACCGAGGCCGTGAACGCGGCGCTCGCCCGGCAACTGCGCTCGGTGGGGATCAACTGGAACTTCGCGCCGGTCCTCGATGTCAACGTGAATCCCGCCAACCCGGTGATCGGCGAGCGGGCCTACGGCGCGGACCCGGCGCTCGTGACCCGGCACGGACGGGCCGCCCTCGCCGGGCACGCGCGGGCCGGCGTGGCCGCCTGCGTGAAACATTTCCCGGGCCACGGCGACACCTTCCAGGACTCGCACCTGACGCTGCCGCGCGTGGACAAATCCCGAGCCGAGCTCGACGCCGGCGAACTCGCCCCCTTCCGCGAGCTCGCGCCCCACGCTCCCGCCGTGATGACCGCGCACATCGTGTATCCGGCCCTCGACGCCGAGCGGCCCGCCACCCTCTCGCCGCATGTCCTGACCGATCTGCTGCGCGGCGAATGGGGCTACGCCGGCGTGATCGTGACCGACAGCATGGGGATGCAGGCCATTGACGCGAATTATGGGCGGGGCGAGGCCGGCGTACTCGCGCTGCGGGCCGGCGCCGACCTCGTGATGGCGCTGGGGAACCGCGCGGCGCAGGAGGCGACGCTGAGCGCGATCCGGGACTATGTGGAGGGGGAAGACGTGAGCCCCAGGCTCGCCCGCCTGCATGCCCTCGCCGCCGCGTTTCCGGCGCAGGCAGACCCCCACCTCGACCCGCAGGCCGACGCCGCGTTGCTCGCCGGGGCCTGGGGGCGCGGGCTCACCGGCTGGCGCAATCCGCAGCCGCCCCCATTCGGCGCGCAGGTCCGGCTGGTGGCCCACCACACTCCGCAGCGCGAAACGGTGAGCGAGGCCGCCGCCGACGCGGAGACGCTCGCGCGCGAACTCGGCGCCGCCTACGACGTGGAGCTCGTCGCCTTCGAGCGGCCTGAAGAGCTCGACTGGGATGCGCTGCGCTCGGGGGGTGTGCCGGTGATCCTCGCCACCACCTTCCGGCACCGGCAGCCGGGGCTCATAGGCGCGCGGCCCGACCTGCACCTCGCGCTGTACAACCCCTACGCCGTGCTCGACGTAGACGCGCCCGCCGTGCTCAGTTACGGCTTTCGCCCGGAGGCCCGCGCCGCGCTGCTCGGCTGGCTGCGCGGGAAACGGGGGTTGCCGGGGAAACCGCCCTTCGCGCTTTAACCCCCGCTTCACCAGGCTCCGGCAGGCTGGAGGAGTCTTCCCCCTCCCCCCTTCAAGGAGCCTGACCATGCGACCGACCCTTTCTGTCCTGCCCGCCGCCCTCGTGACCCTGCTCGCCCTGACGCCCGGAGCTTCTGCCCAGAGCGCGAGCACTTGCGCCCTCACTCCTGCCGAAACAGAAGGGCCGTATTACACCCAGGGTGCGCCGGCCAAGAGCAACCTCGCCGCCGACACGCGCACCGGCACCCGCCTGACGGTGACCGGACGGGTGCTCGACGCGAAATGTCAGCCGGTCCGGGGCGCCGTCATTGATCTCTGGCAGGCCGACGCGCAGGGCCAGTATGACAACCGGGGCTTCGCGCTGCGCGGCAAGGTCACCACCGACGCCCAGGGCCGCTACACCTTTACCACCGTCGTGCCGGGGCGCTACCCGGGCCGCACCGAGCACATCCACGTCAAGGTGACGCCGCCCGGAGGCCGCACGCTGACCACCCAGCTCTATCTGCCGAACAACGCGAACAACGCCCGCGACCGCATCTATGAAAAGCAGATGGAGTTGCAGAACTACCGGCTGAGCGGTACTCAGGCGACGGCGAATTTTACGTTCGTGGTGGCGCGGTAGAGCGAGAGTGATATGGGGAAGGCGCCGGCCTGAACGCTGGCGCTTCCCCTGCCCGCTCCGCTCAGCCGCGCCAGTACGCCACCCTTCCGCCCACCACCGTCAGCAGCGGCCAGCCGCGCAGCGTTTGCCCCTGCCAGGGGGTGAACTTGGCCTTGGACTTGAACTCGGCGGGGTTGACCGCGCGCTCGGTGTGTAGGTCGAGGACCACGAGGTCGGCGGGGGCGCCGGCGTCCAGCGAGGGTTCGGGCCAGCCCATCACGCGGCAGGGACCGGCGGTCATCAGGTCAAGGAGTTGTTCCAGCCCCAGGCGCTCGCCGAAACGCGTCCACATCAGCGGAAAGGCGAGCTCGATGTAGGCGATGCCGCTCGGCGCTTCGAGCAGGTCGCGTTCCTTTTCGGCCCGCGTGTGCGGCGCGTGGTCGGTGGCGAGGCAGTCCACCGAGCCGTCGAGCAGGCCCTGAAGGAGATGGTCGGCATCGGCCCGGGTCCGCAGCGGCGGGGCCACCTTGTACACCGCGTCGAAGGAGCGCAGCGCCTCGTCGGTGAGGTCGAGGTGGTGCGGGCAGACCTCGCAACTCACCGGCAGGCCGCGCGCCTTGGCCTCCCGCACGAGGTCGAGCGCGCGGGCGGTCGAGAGGTGCTGGATGTGCAGCCGCGCGCTCCGGCCCTGCTCGCGCAGCCCCGCCAGAATCTCCAGGTCGCGCGCCACACGGGCCGCTTCCGCCGCCGCCGGATTGCCGGGCAGGCCGAGCGCCTCGGACACCGGCCCCTCGTTCATCACGCCGCCCGCGCGCAAGGTCGCGTCCTCCGCGTGCACGCTGACCACCATCCCGAGCGAGCCGGCGTATTCGAGGCCGAGCCGCAGCACGCGGGCGTCCTCGTTGGTCAGGCCGTCGTCGGTGAACATCGCGGCGCCGGCTTCTTTCAGGTAGCTCAGCTCGGCGAGCGCTTCGCCTTTCTGGCCTCTGGTGAGGGCCGCTGCCGGTTTGAGACGCGCGAAGCCTAAGCCCTCTGCCTTCTCGATCAGCGCGCGCACCGTCGCCGGATCGTCGATCACGGGGCGGGTGTTCGGCATGCAGACCACGGTCCCGTAGCCGCCCGCCGCCGCCGCCGCGAGGCCCGAGGCGAGGTCTTCCTTCTCGGTCTGCCCCGGCTCGCGCAGGTGGGCGTGCAGTTCGACGAGCGCGGGCGCGAGGGTGCCGCCCTGGCCGTCGATGACTTCGCCCTCGGCGGGCAGGTTCCAACCTTTGATCAGGCCGTGTTCGACGGTCACCGACTCGATCTGCTCGGAGCCGGCGCGTTTGATGTTGGTGATGGTCAGGATCATAGAAAACCTCCGTCAGGAGCGGGGCCGGCGGGTCAGCCACAGGTGCTGGACCAGGAACAGTCCCCAGAAGAAGAACAGCGGGTCCCAGAGCAGAGCGTGTCCGATCAGGCCGGCCCGGTCCGGGCTCTGCACCTGAATCACCCCAGCCAGCACGGCCAGGGCCGCCAGACTGTTGACGCCGCCGTACAGCACCAGGAAGGAGCCGCCCACCCAGCTCACCGCGCGCCACAGTCGGGGCCAGGGCATGCGGCCCCCGGCGTTGAGGACGGGGATCAGGGCCGCCGCCGCCTTGAACACGGCGATTAAGCCGAGCACCGGGCCGGCACCGAGCGGACTCGCGGCGAGGAGGTCCTGCGGCCCCTGACCGACGGTCTCGACGAGCCAGCGCCCGCCGAGCGCCCAGGAGAGGCTGAACGCGGCGTGAACGAGACCCAGAAGGCAGGCCAGCTGGACCGGTCTCTGCGCCTGCCTGAGCATAGCCAGGGCTACTCTCGCCCCACCAGCAGGTGATACAGCACGCTCATCCGCACCGCCTGCCCGTTTTCTACCTGCTTCAGGATGCGGCTGCGCAGGCCGTCTGCCGTTTCGCCGCTGATTTCGAGGTCGCGGTTCATCGGGCCGGGGTGCAGGACGATGGCGCCGCTCTCGGCCTCCCGCATCAGCCGCTCATTGACCTGATAGGTGTCGGCGTATTCCTGCAAGCTGGCGAGGTAACCGCCCGTCATGCGCTCCTGCTGGAGCCGCAGGGCCATGACGGCGTGGGCGCCCCGGACCGCTTCGCGCGGATCAGTCGTGACGGTCACGCCCGGCAGCGCGGCGAGGCCTTCCGGCAGCAGCGTGGCGGGGCCGCACAGCACCACTTCGGCGCCGAGTTTGGGCAGCAGCTCGGCGTTCGAGCGCGCGACGCGCGAGTGGCGGACATCGCCGATGATGACAACCTTTTTGCCCTCCAGCGAGCCGTATTCCTGGCGGATGGTGTAGGCATCGAGCAGCGCCTGGGTGGGGTGCGCCCGGCGTCCGTCGCCCGCGTTGATGACGGGCTTGCCGGAGTAGCGGGCGACGAGGTGCGCGGCGCCGGCGGCGTGGTGCCGGACGATATAGGCGTCCACCTTGTAGGAGGTCAGCACTTCGATGGTGTCGCGCAGGCTCTCGCCCTTGCTCACCGAGGACGCGCCCGCCGCGAAGGTGAGCACGTCGGCGCTCATCCGCCGGGCGGCGAGCTCGAAAGACGTGCGGGTGCGGGTGGAGTTCTCGAAAAACGCATTGCAGACGGTCAGCCCTTGCAGCGCCGGGACTTTACGCACTGGGCGGTCGAGCACTTGGAGCATGGTGTCGGCGTTGTCGAGCAGCGCGCTCAGGCGCCCTTCGTCCCAGTCCTGGAAGTCGAGCAGGTGCCGGGGACGGGCCGGGCTGAGGCGGGCGGCGGGCGCGGCAGTCATTGCAGATCCCCCAGTTCCCAGAGCTCGACGATGTCGTGCCCGTCGGTTTCCTGCAACTTCACCTTGACCACCTCGTGCCGCGCGGTGGGGAGGTTCTTGCCCACGTAGTCGGCGCGAATCGGCAGTTCGCG
The DNA window shown above is from Deinococcus reticulitermitis and carries:
- a CDS encoding dihydroorotase, which codes for MILTITNIKRAGSEQIESVTVEHGLIKGWNLPAEGEVIDGQGGTLAPALVELHAHLREPGQTEKEDLASGLAAAAAGGYGTVVCMPNTRPVIDDPATVRALIEKAEGLGFARLKPAAALTRGQKGEALAELSYLKEAGAAMFTDDGLTNEDARVLRLGLEYAGSLGMVVSVHAEDATLRAGGVMNEGPVSEALGLPGNPAAAEAARVARDLEILAGLREQGRSARLHIQHLSTARALDLVREAKARGLPVSCEVCPHHLDLTDEALRSFDAVYKVAPPLRTRADADHLLQGLLDGSVDCLATDHAPHTRAEKERDLLEAPSGIAYIELAFPLMWTRFGERLGLEQLLDLMTAGPCRVMGWPEPSLDAGAPADLVVLDLHTERAVNPAEFKSKAKFTPWQGQTLRGWPLLTVVGGRVAYWRG
- a CDS encoding N-acetylmannosamine-6-phosphate 2-epimerase yields the protein MLAPALERLRARLVVSVQADDGSPLRETAHIVALSRAALLGGAGGLRLRSAQDIASVRPLTDLPIIGLTKRAHPGTAVYITATPDEVRAVAAAGADLVAFDGTDLPRPYTVAELVRAAHDAGAGAMADISTLAEARAAYAAGADIVGTTLSGYTPHSPQGPAPDFALMRALAAAGLPFIAEGRLNAPELAAQAIATGALCVVVGSAITRPDHVTRWFVDALAGQGR
- a CDS encoding carboxypeptidase regulatory-like domain-containing protein produces the protein MRPTLSVLPAALVTLLALTPGASAQSASTCALTPAETEGPYYTQGAPAKSNLAADTRTGTRLTVTGRVLDAKCQPVRGAVIDLWQADAQGQYDNRGFALRGKVTTDAQGRYTFTTVVPGRYPGRTEHIHVKVTPPGGRTLTTQLYLPNNANNARDRIYEKQMELQNYRLSGTQATANFTFVVAR
- the nagZ gene encoding beta-N-acetylhexosaminidase, with product MPASSSGLHPGALVMVDLPGPTLDRETAEYLRRWGVASVCLFGKNVQSAEQLQTLCADLREVLGEDALIALDHEGGAILRPEFWPFAPSAMGLGAADDPALTEAVNAALARQLRSVGINWNFAPVLDVNVNPANPVIGERAYGADPALVTRHGRAALAGHARAGVAACVKHFPGHGDTFQDSHLTLPRVDKSRAELDAGELAPFRELAPHAPAVMTAHIVYPALDAERPATLSPHVLTDLLRGEWGYAGVIVTDSMGMQAIDANYGRGEAGVLALRAGADLVMALGNRAAQEATLSAIRDYVEGEDVSPRLARLHALAAAFPAQADPHLDPQADAALLAGAWGRGLTGWRNPQPPPFGAQVRLVAHHTPQRETVSEAAADAETLARELGAAYDVELVAFERPEELDWDALRSGGVPVILATTFRHRQPGLIGARPDLHLALYNPYAVLDVDAPAVLSYGFRPEARAALLGWLRGKRGLPGKPPFAL
- a CDS encoding DUF3995 domain-containing protein gives rise to the protein MLRQAQRPVQLACLLGLVHAAFSLSWALGGRWLVETVGQGPQDLLAASPLGAGPVLGLIAVFKAAAALIPVLNAGGRMPWPRLWRAVSWVGGSFLVLYGGVNSLAALAVLAGVIQVQSPDRAGLIGHALLWDPLFFFWGLFLVQHLWLTRRPRS
- a CDS encoding aspartate carbamoyltransferase catalytic subunit; amino-acid sequence: MTAAPAARLSPARPRHLLDFQDWDEGRLSALLDNADTMLQVLDRPVRKVPALQGLTVCNAFFENSTRTRTSFELAARRMSADVLTFAAGASSVSKGESLRDTIEVLTSYKVDAYIVRHHAAGAAHLVARYSGKPVINAGDGRRAHPTQALLDAYTIRQEYGSLEGKKVVIIGDVRHSRVARSNAELLPKLGAEVVLCGPATLLPEGLAALPGVTVTTDPREAVRGAHAVMALRLQQERMTGGYLASLQEYADTYQVNERLMREAESGAIVLHPGPMNRDLEISGETADGLRSRILKQVENGQAVRMSVLYHLLVGRE